Proteins found in one Lysinibacillus fusiformis genomic segment:
- a CDS encoding amidohydrolase yields the protein MTTLQQQLADLLKQYEEETIQLRRHFHENPELSFEEVETPKTIAAFHRALGHEVREGVGGNGVVAKLVGGKPGKTVALRADFDALAITEETGLPFQSKIKGRMHACGHDGHTASLLILAKAFNQMKDDLEGTIVFIHQHAEELAPGGAISMIKDGCLEGVDVIFGTHLWAPTELGKVQTAKGPLMAAADGIYITIKGKGGHGSNPSDTKDSIVLAAQFITNLQQLVARRINPLRPAVVSIGHIEALNPFNVIADQVYMKGTVRTFHEEERRLLEHEIEELLKATCYLTKADYEYEYVRGYPPVVNHEAETDHIIASAEKIADVESVEIVDPNMGGEDFAYFLEEIPGAFFFTGAKNPDWEEVYPHHHPKFDIDERSLRIAANVLGQATLDYFAKNH from the coding sequence ATGACAACATTACAACAACAGTTAGCAGATTTATTAAAGCAATATGAAGAAGAGACGATACAGCTTCGTCGTCATTTCCATGAAAATCCTGAGCTTTCCTTTGAGGAAGTAGAAACGCCGAAAACCATTGCTGCCTTTCATCGTGCATTAGGTCATGAGGTTCGTGAAGGTGTAGGTGGCAATGGTGTTGTGGCGAAGCTCGTTGGTGGTAAACCAGGCAAAACAGTAGCATTGCGCGCAGATTTTGACGCTTTAGCCATTACGGAAGAAACCGGCTTACCTTTCCAATCGAAAATTAAAGGACGTATGCATGCTTGCGGCCATGATGGACACACAGCTTCCCTGTTAATTTTAGCGAAGGCGTTCAATCAAATGAAGGATGACCTAGAAGGAACAATCGTCTTTATTCATCAACATGCCGAGGAGCTTGCGCCAGGTGGAGCGATTTCGATGATTAAGGATGGCTGCTTAGAAGGTGTAGATGTGATTTTTGGTACACATTTATGGGCACCCACTGAGCTTGGTAAAGTCCAAACAGCTAAAGGCCCATTAATGGCTGCAGCAGATGGTATTTATATAACGATAAAAGGCAAGGGTGGCCACGGTTCAAACCCAAGTGATACCAAGGACTCCATTGTCCTGGCAGCACAGTTTATAACAAATTTACAGCAGCTTGTGGCACGTCGTATCAATCCATTACGTCCAGCAGTAGTGTCGATTGGGCATATCGAGGCATTAAATCCTTTCAATGTCATTGCAGATCAAGTGTACATGAAGGGTACGGTGCGCACTTTCCATGAGGAAGAGCGTCGGTTGCTAGAACATGAAATCGAAGAGCTCTTAAAGGCCACATGTTATTTAACAAAGGCAGACTATGAATATGAGTATGTGCGAGGCTATCCGCCTGTTGTGAACCACGAAGCAGAGACTGACCATATAATCGCGTCCGCAGAGAAAATTGCAGATGTAGAGTCTGTTGAAATTGTTGATCCGAATATGGGTGGTGAGGACTTTGCCTATTTCTTAGAGGAAATCCCAGGGGCCTTTTTCTTCACAGGAGCAAAAAATCCTGATTGGGAAGAAGTCTATCCGCACCATCACCCGAAATTCGATATCGACGAGCGCTCCTTACGAATTGCCGCCAATGTCTTAGGCCAAGCAACATTAGACTATTTCGCAAAGAATCATTAA